From Mesorhizobium sp. Pch-S:
ACTTGTCGTTGTTCACGACAAGCATGTCTGCAAGCTTGACATATGCCGAGTATTTTGGCGCACTGGCATGCATACCGAAGGGGATCGGCGAAAGATAAGAACAATGGCAGAGCGTTCGCAAAATCTTCAGGACCTGTTCCTGAACTCGGTGCGCAAGAGCAAGAATCCACTCACAATCTTCCTCATCAACGGCGTGAAATTGACCGGGGTGGTGACCTCGTTTGACAATTTCTGTGTGTTGCTGCGGCGCGACGGGCATTCGCAGCTCGTCTACAAGCATGCCATTTCCACGATCATGCCGAGCCAGCCGGTTCAGATGTTCGATGGTGAGGAAAGCCAAGGCGGCTAATTGACCAGGCAGGACGACGCGAGCCGGAAGGGCCGCGGGCAATCGGCACATGATGAGGGCGCGGGCTCCGGAGAGGCAACCCGTGCCCTCGTAGTCGTTCCCGTGCTGCCGAATCACACAAGGCAGGAAGACGACACCGGTCGGGTTCGGCTGGCACGCTCACCCGAGGCGCGGCTGGAAGAGGCCGTTGGTCTGACGCGAGCCATC
This genomic window contains:
- the hfq gene encoding RNA chaperone Hfq, whose amino-acid sequence is MAERSQNLQDLFLNSVRKSKNPLTIFLINGVKLTGVVTSFDNFCVLLRRDGHSQLVYKHAISTIMPSQPVQMFDGEESQGG